The Agrococcus carbonis genome has a window encoding:
- a CDS encoding SDR family NAD(P)-dependent oxidoreductase codes for MATAFPEVRTVVLTGAASPRGIGRASAHFLAEQGWNIGIIDLDADAARAVAAEIAEQHGVQAAGAGANVADEAQVRAAYDELEAALPQIVALVNLAGVSSPVPYLEVTADEWKRVMDINMNGVHYATRRAVESMVEHGVGRVVSLSSVSAQRGGGTFSKTVYSAAKAGVIGFTRSVARELGHQGITVNAISPGPIDTDIMGGTLTEERKTAMAADGVLPRIGTPRDIAAAIAYLISEDAGFVTGQTLNVDGGLYMH; via the coding sequence ATGGCAACCGCATTCCCCGAGGTGCGCACCGTCGTCCTCACCGGCGCGGCATCCCCGCGCGGCATCGGCCGCGCATCCGCCCACTTCCTCGCCGAGCAGGGCTGGAACATCGGCATCATCGACCTCGACGCGGATGCGGCGAGGGCCGTCGCCGCCGAGATCGCCGAGCAGCACGGCGTGCAGGCCGCGGGCGCCGGCGCGAACGTCGCCGACGAGGCGCAGGTGCGCGCGGCGTACGACGAGCTCGAGGCCGCGCTGCCGCAGATCGTCGCGCTCGTGAACCTCGCGGGCGTCTCGAGCCCCGTGCCGTACCTCGAGGTGACCGCCGACGAGTGGAAGCGCGTCATGGACATCAACATGAACGGCGTCCACTACGCGACCCGCCGGGCCGTCGAGTCGATGGTCGAGCACGGCGTCGGCCGCGTCGTGAGCCTCTCGTCCGTCTCCGCCCAGCGGGGCGGCGGCACGTTCTCGAAGACGGTGTACTCGGCCGCGAAGGCGGGCGTCATCGGCTTCACGCGCTCGGTCGCGCGCGAGCTGGGCCACCAGGGCATCACCGTCAACGCGATCTCGCCCGGCCCGATCGACACCGACATCATGGGCGGCACCCTCACCGAGGAGCGCAAGACCGCGATGGCCGCCGACGGCGTGCTGCCGCGCATCGGCACCCCGCGCGACATCGCCGCCGCCATCGCCTACCTGATCTCCGAGGACGCCGGATTCGTGACGGGGCAGACCCTGAACGTCGACGGCGGCCTCTACATGCACTGA